Part of the Pseudomonas sp. P8_241 genome is shown below.
GGGCAGGCTCCCATTTGTTATTAACCAACAGTGGATGAAAAAGGCGCCGATGCGCGACGCCGGAATGACTGAAGATTAAGCCCCTGAAAAACGTCAAACAATCCGATAATCGACTGAGCGTTCGTTTATCGAACACATTGTTGTTTGGCTATCTTTATGCGCTGCCCCCAAAAGATCGCAGCCTGCGGCAGCTCCTACAGATTTATACATTCCCCTGTAGGAGCTGCCGCAGGCTGCGATCTTTTACTGCTACACCACTATTTCAAACCCGAATCAGGTCGCATCCGCATGGCTGACCATGCCCTTGATCACCACCGCTACGGTCGCCAGCGCCGCGGGAATCACCAACGCCGTCAGTACCTGCTCAAAGTTCCAGCCAAGCCCTAATAGCGTGGCACCCATCCAGGCACCGAGAATCGCGCCGAAACGTCCGATGCCGAGCATCCACGAGACCCCGGTTGCACGGCCTTGGGTCGGATAGAACCGCGCCGCGAGGGATGGCATCGCGGACTGCGCACCGTTGACGCACATCCCGGCCACCAGCACCAGCGTCGCCAGAATCGTGATGTTGCCCAGGCTCTGCCCCACCGCGTAGGCAAACACCCCGGCCAACAGGTAAAAGGTGCCGATGACCTTGTGCGGATTAAACCGATCCATCGCCCAGCCCACTCCGACCGCACTGAGCACACCACCAAACTGGAACAACGCACCGATGAAGGCCGCCTGCTCCATACTCGCGCCGCTGTCGCGCATCAGGGTCGGCAACCAACTGGTCAGCAGATAAACAATGACCAGGCCCATGAAGTAGGTCAGCCACAGCAACAAGGTGCCCACGCTGTAGGTGCCTGAGAAAATCACCGCAAACACATTGCGCGCCTTGACGGTTTTCTGCTCCGGCACACTGAAGCTGGACGCCTGCGCCACCACGCCTGGATCAATCGGCGCCAGCGCTTTGCGTACTTTGTCGGTGCCGCGGTTTCGGACGACGAGATAACGTGCCGATTCCGGCAACCAGAACAGCAAAACCACCGCAAGAATCAACGGCAGAATCCCGCCAATCAGTAACAGGCTGTGCCAGCCGAACGCGGGAATCAACTTGGCCGAAATGAATCCGCCACCGGCCATGCCGAGGTTGAAGCCGCAGAACATGCTGGTCACCAGCAAAGACTTCTTACGCTCCGGGGTGTATTCCGACAACAACGTCGTGGCGTTCGGCATGCCGGCACCCAGGCCCAGGCCAGTCAGGAAGCGCAGCACCAGAAGCTGCTCGACATTACTGCTGTACGCCGAAGCCAGACTGAAGGCACCGAACAACAGTACCGCGCCGACCAGTACGACTTTTCGTCCGAAACGGTCAGCCAACGGACCCGAGCCCAACGCGCCGAAGACCATGCCGATCAACGCCGCACTCATCACCGGGCCAAGGCTGGCGCGGTCGATACCCCAATCCTGAGACAGCGCCGGCGCGATGAAGCCCATGGCTGCGGTGTCGAGGCCATCGAGGAAGACAATCAGAAAACACAGAATCACCACGCGCCACTGGTAGCGTGAAATGGGTTGGGCATTGATGAAGGACTGCACGTCGAGGCAGTTTCCTACAGCAGACTGAGGCTGGTTCATTATTTTTATTTCCACAAATCGCAGGCGAACGGTGTCAGCAGACTCTGACGAAGCCGCGACAGTAATGAGCCAGAGGAAACAGCGTCAATTCGATAAACGCGACTTTGTGCGTTTATCGAACAGCTTAGGCAAACAGCTGCGCGCTGAGGTCGCGGCTGGCACTCAACAGGCCCGGCAGGAACCGTTGTTCCAGTTCGTTGCGGCTGACCCTGCCGGCATGGGTGCTCACATTGAGCGCGGCGACCACCTGGCCGGAGGCGTCGTACACCGGGACCGCAATCGAACGCAGCCCTTGCTCGAGTTCCTGGTCGACGATGCACCAGCCTTGCTGTCGAACTTCTTGCAGGCATTCGAGCAAGGCCTCGGGGGTGTGAATTGTA
Proteins encoded:
- a CDS encoding MFS transporter produces the protein MNQPQSAVGNCLDVQSFINAQPISRYQWRVVILCFLIVFLDGLDTAAMGFIAPALSQDWGIDRASLGPVMSAALIGMVFGALGSGPLADRFGRKVVLVGAVLLFGAFSLASAYSSNVEQLLVLRFLTGLGLGAGMPNATTLLSEYTPERKKSLLVTSMFCGFNLGMAGGGFISAKLIPAFGWHSLLLIGGILPLILAVVLLFWLPESARYLVVRNRGTDKVRKALAPIDPGVVAQASSFSVPEQKTVKARNVFAVIFSGTYSVGTLLLWLTYFMGLVIVYLLTSWLPTLMRDSGASMEQAAFIGALFQFGGVLSAVGVGWAMDRFNPHKVIGTFYLLAGVFAYAVGQSLGNITILATLVLVAGMCVNGAQSAMPSLAARFYPTQGRATGVSWMLGIGRFGAILGAWMGATLLGLGWNFEQVLTALVIPAALATVAVVIKGMVSHADAT